AGAACTATACCAAGATTGGTTTCAGTACTGGTGGTGCTAACGGTTCTATAGGGGCAGCTAATCCAGCCGCAACTTGTGAGGCTGCTGCTGCTGCATTTAAAGCCTGTGCCGAGAAAGCCACAGTAGTAGCAGCAGACAAGGATAGCTGGTCTATCACTGATAAGAAAGTGGTAGTCCAATATTAAACTATTATTTTTTTCAATCTTCAAAAAGTCTCCTGACATAGGGGGCTTTTCATACCTACAAAAAGCCTCCCGTGCAAAACTATGCGGAGGTTTTTTTTATATAAATTTGATTCTTCTGCGTTTCTTGAATATTTAACTCTGTTAAATACTCACCTAAAGGGCTAAGTTTTAACTGTGTCCATAAATATTGGGCCAGGCTTTCGCAAGATACGGTATTTAAATAGTCATTTAGTAGGTTTTGGTTTTTGGGTTGTAAAATTTTATGCACTTCTGTGTTCATAAAGTCTCTAGAAAAAAAATCGTCCTTACAAACAACACTCACTCTTATTTTTACACTATGCCCATGTAGGTTTTTAGAAGCCGTTTTTTTATCTTTTGTTTTTGGTTGTTTTAGTTGTAAAACATTTTCATTGCATTGGGTAAAATGATGCACAAAACAGAAATCATAACTTTGTGTTAAAACCACTTTGATATTTGGTATAGCTAAACCCTTATTCATTAATAATATCTACCCATAAATCTTGGTTTTCATAAAGTCTAATTTGCTCTAATTGTATGGACAAAGCATTGTCTTTTAAAAGAGTTTTAATTTCTTTAAAACAAAAACCAGCAATATTTTCTGTGGTGGGGATAATTGTTTTAAAGTAGGGGAGATCAAAATTTAAATGTTTATGGTCTAAGATGTTAACAAAATTTTTTAGTAAGGCATCTAAATCGATTAAATTAATAATCATGCCCGTGTCTTTATTTACAGGCCCCGAAACAAAAGTATCTAAAATGTAATTGTGCCCATGTCCTTTTTCTGAATAGCAAAGGCCAAAGACTTTTTTATTTATCTCTTCGGTCCATTGTTTATTATAATATCGGTGAGCCGCACTAAAATACGATCGCCTAGATAAACTAATTTTTGTCATATACTAATTCCACCATCAACGGTTAAAGTACTTCCTGTTACCCAGGGGGTCGTGCATAAATATTTAATGGCCTC
The nucleotide sequence above comes from Pseudobdellovibrionaceae bacterium. Encoded proteins:
- a CDS encoding 6-carboxytetrahydropterin synthase, with the protein product MTKISLSRRSYFSAAHRYYNKQWTEEINKKVFGLCYSEKGHGHNYILDTFVSGPVNKDTGMIINLIDLDALLKNFVNILDHKHLNFDLPYFKTIIPTTENIAGFCFKEIKTLLKDNALSIQLEQIRLYENQDLWVDIINE